GGCCGGATCGAAATTCAAACCTTTTGGAAATAGAAAGAAAATGGAGGAACAATAAGCATGGAACAGGAAATGATGATGGCGTTGGCGAAGGTCGGCGGATATGCTGCGGTCGGTCTGGCCGCCATGGGTTCGTCGATGGGGACCGGCATCGCCGGCGCCGCCGCGATCGGTGCGTGGAAGAAGTGCTATCAGCAGGATAAACCCGCGCCGTTCCTGCTGCTTGCCATGGCGGGCGCTCCGCTTTCCCAGACGATTTACGGTATGATCATGATGATTCTGATCAGCGGCGCCGCCGCCAAGACGCCGGGTATGTGGCCGCTTTATCTCGCGGTCGGTGTGTTCGGCGGTCTGGCCCAGATGTTCTCGGCCCTGTTCCAGGGCAGGGCGGCTGCGGGCGGCTGCAACTCGTTCGCCGAAACCAATCAGGGATTTGCAAACGACCTGATGATCCTCGGTGTTGTCGAGACCTGCGCGATTTTCGCGCTCGTGTTCTCGATCATGGTGATGGCGTAAACGTTTTCAGGACGGAAGCGGCACCCTTCGGGAACTCACCCGGAGGGTGTTTTTTTATGATGAACAGAACGGAATTTTATATTGTCCGCCACGGCGAGACGGCTGCGAACAGCCGGAACGTCGTGCAGGGGCAGAACGATGTTCCTCTGAACGAAACCGGGCTGGCGCAGGCCGCCCGGCTGGCGGAGCGGCTGAAGGCGGTGCATTTCGACGCGGTTTATGCGAGCGATCTCAGCCGGGCGATGCGGACCGCACGGATTATTGCTCCCGGTGCGGCGGTCGTTCCGCTCCCGGAATTGCGGGAGTGGAATCTCGGCGACTGGGTCGGCCTCCCGTTCGGGGAGGTCGAGCGCCGCTATCCGGACGAAGTGGCGGCGCTTCGTGAGGACCGGGCGGATTTTCAGATTTCCGGCGGCGAGTCGAAGCGTCAGGTGTACGACCGGGTTTCCCGTTGTCTGGCAGAGCTGGCGGAACGGGAGGAGGGCAGGCGGGTTCTGGTGGTCACCCATTGCGGTGTGATCCGGGCCATGCTGCGGTTTGCGCTCGGCGGCGTACACTCGTTTCCGTGTGTGCCGGAGGTCGGCAATACGTCGCTCTCCCGGCTGATCTGTTTCGACGGTCGCTGGCAGCTCGGCACCTGGAACGATCTCAGCCACCTGACAATGCCCTCCGCCCCGGCGGGCGGATACTGAGAGGAAAAAATGAAACGGCTGGAACCGCATGTGTTGCGATTGCTGGAATTGACGGCGGCGATTGTGATTCCGCTGGCCTTTCTGCTTTTTGTCCGTGTTTATGTTCTGTGTCCGGATGGAGAGTATGATTCCGATTCGTTCTATCATGCGGCGATGGCGGAATTCGGGCCGGAGTTTTTTGCCGCGAAAGAGTTCCCGAATGTGACGTTGTCGGTCTGGCAGGAGCGGTTCAGCGATAAGGAGCTCGGGTTCCACCTGCTTCTCTGGGGGATGTTCCGGGTCAATGACTGGCTTGGTTTCGGCAATGCGCCTCCGTTTCATCTGCCGAGTCTGGTT
The sequence above is drawn from the Victivallis lenta genome and encodes:
- a CDS encoding V-type ATP synthase subunit K (produces ATP from ADP in the presence of a proton gradient across the membrane; the K subunit is a nonenzymatic component which binds the dimeric form by interacting with the G and E subunits) — translated: MEQEMMMALAKVGGYAAVGLAAMGSSMGTGIAGAAAIGAWKKCYQQDKPAPFLLLAMAGAPLSQTIYGMIMMILISGAAAKTPGMWPLYLAVGVFGGLAQMFSALFQGRAAAGGCNSFAETNQGFANDLMILGVVETCAIFALVFSIMVMA
- a CDS encoding histidine phosphatase family protein → MMNRTEFYIVRHGETAANSRNVVQGQNDVPLNETGLAQAARLAERLKAVHFDAVYASDLSRAMRTARIIAPGAAVVPLPELREWNLGDWVGLPFGEVERRYPDEVAALREDRADFQISGGESKRQVYDRVSRCLAELAEREEGRRVLVVTHCGVIRAMLRFALGGVHSFPCVPEVGNTSLSRLICFDGRWQLGTWNDLSHLTMPSAPAGGY